CACGTCGGTGAGCACGCCTGCCTCCGACTTGATGCCCCAGTTTTCCATTCGCGGCGTTCCGCCGCCCTCGTGCCGAGCCCGGAGCGGTACGGTGCCTGCCTTGCCATTCACCTGCTTGGTCTTGCGTGTCGCCAAAAGAACCTCCCTCTCACTCCGGTCCGCAGCTGCCCTCGTCGGTCGTGCCGAACGGCAGCGGCCCGCTCCATCGGGCGACGGACCATCGATCCACGGTCCATCTTTGGGCCAGGCCCGTCCGGCAGGCAACAGCGACCTGCAAGGGGACGTGCGTTCGGGTCGAGGAAGGTGGGGCAGGCGCGCTGGCAGGCATCGCAGTGCCCGAGAACCGAAAGCCCGCCACGGCGCGCCGGGCGGGCTTTCAAGTGAGTACTTCCGGGTTCACGAGAGTGCGGCGCGGTGTAGGGCGGCGCTCGTCATCCCGACCGTCAGGCCTTCAACGCGCGCTTCAGCCGCTCGATGGCATCCCTTTCGGCGAGCCCGATCTCGCCCTCCGCACCGGCCACGCTTTCGACCATGGCAACGATGTCGGCGAGCTGCTCACGTGTGCATGCCTCGCGCAGCTTCGGCGCGATCCGGCGCACGACCTCGGAGGCATCGATATGCTCGCCGGCCATCCAGCGCGCATGCGCGATCATCTCCTCGGACTTGCCTGCGGGGATCTCCATCACGCCCGTCAGGGCCGTGGTCATCGCCTCGTGTTCACGCCCCGTCATCGGTCCATCGGACTGGGCGAGCGCCACCATGAGCGCGGCGGCACCCTCGCGGGGGTCTTCCATCAGGCTGAGACGATCGGCGGCAAACTTCTTTTGCCAGCGCCAGCGCCGGAACATCCCGCGCGCGTCATCGGCCACGCCGATCACCTCGCGCGAAGCACGCGCGGCAACCTCGAGCCGCCAAAGCAGGCCGATGACCACACCAGCCGCCGCCAGCAATCCCATGATGATCGACATCTCGCTTCTCCCCTCCGGGTCGTTGCCCTGCTCGCCCCTCGGATTCCATCGCCGGAGATTAGCAGGACAAAATGACTTCGATCTGAACAGTGGAACGCTCAGAGGAAAGCCGGTGGAAGACCGTCGTCGAAGCGGGGCAAAGCATAGGCTTTCGCTGCGCCGCCACCCGCCGACGAAGCAAAGAGGGGCCCGGCGTTGCCGCCGGACCCCATTGTCGCACCAAAGATGGTGGGCGATTTCGCCTAGCCGTGCGCCAGCACCGCCAGCAGCAGCAACGCCACGATGTTGGTGATCTTGATCATCGGGTTCACGGCCGGGCCGGCGGTGTCCTTGTAGGGGTCACCCACCGTATCACCCGTCACGGCCGCCTTGTGGGCCTCCGAGCCCTTGCCGCCGTAGTTGCCGTCCTCGATGTACTTCTTGGCGTTGTCCCAGGCCCCGCCCCCCGCCGTCATCGAGACGGCAACGAACATGCCCGTGACGATCACGCCGAGCAGCATGGCGCCAAGCGCGGCAAAGCCGTTCTCCGTGCCGGCGATCGCGGTGACCGCATAAAAGCACACGATCGGGGAAAGCACCGGCAAGAGCGACGGCACGATCATCTCCTTGATCGCCGCCTTGGTCAGCATGTCGACGGCCGCGCCGTAGTCCGGACGCTCGGTGCCCGCCATGATGCCGGGCTTTTCCCGGAACTGACGGCGCACCTCCTCGACCACCGCCGAACCCGCGCGCCCGACCGCGGTCATGGCAATGCCGCCGAAGAGATAAGGCAGCAGGCCGCCGAACAGCAGGCCGACGACGACGTAGGGGTTGGAGAGGGCGAAGTCGATTTGCAGGTTGTGGAAGGTGGTGCCTGGCTGAGCCTGCGAGATGAAGAACTTGAGGTCCTCCGAGTAGGCCGCGAACAGCACCAGCGCACCGAGGCCGGCCGAGCCGATGGCATAGCCCTTGGTGACCGCCTTCGTGGTATTGCCGACCGCATCGAGCGCGTCGGTCGTCTTGCGAACGTCGGCCGGCAGATCGCTCATCTCGGCGATGCCGCCTGCGTTGTCCGTCACCGGACCGAAGGCGTCGAGGGCGACGACGAAGCCGGCCAGCGCCAGCATGGTCGAAACCGCGATCGCGATGCCGAAGAGGCCAGCGAGCTGGAAGGTGACGATGATGCCGGCGATGATGACGAGGGCCGGCAACGCCGTCGCCTCGAGCGAGATCGCGAGGCCCTGGATCACGTTCGTGCCGTGACCGGTCTGCGAGGAACGTGCAATCGACTTGACCGGTCGATAGCCCGTGCCGGTGTAATACTCCGTGATCATGATGATGAGGGTCGTGACCACGAGGCCGACGACACCGCACCAGAAGAGGTCCTGGCCGGTGAACGTCGCACCCGTCCGCCCGGTCATCACCGTGTCCATGCCGATGAGCCGGTCGGTGAGTGGCCAGAGCGCGGCGAGCGAGAGGACGCCCGTGGCGATGAAGCCCTGATAGAGGGCACCCATGATCGAGTTGTTGGAGCCGAGACGCACGAAGAACGTGCCGACGATCGAGGTCGCAACGCAGACCGCGCCGATCGCGAGCGGATAGAGCATCAGGTTCTCGACGATGCCTTGGCCCGAGAAGTAGATCGAGGCCAGCACCATGGTGGCGACAACGGTCACGGCGTAGGTCTCGAAGAGGTCGGCCGCCATGCCGGCGCAGTCACCGACGTTGTCGCCGACGTTGTCCGCGATGGTTGCCGGGTTGCGCGGATCGTCCTCGGGAATGCCCGCCTCGACCTTGCCGACGAGGTCACCACCGACGTCCGCACCCTTGGTGAAGATGCCGCCGCCGAGGCGCGCGAAGATCGAGATCAGCGAAGCGCCGAAGCCGAGCGCGACGAGCGCGTCGATCACCGTGCGATCGGTCGGCGCGAGCCCGAGGCCGCGCGTCAGGATCCCGAAGTAGACCGCAACGCCGAGCAGCGCGAGGCCGGCAACGAGCAGCCCCGTCACCGCACCCGACTTGAACGCGATGCCGAGCCCTTCGGCGAGGCTCTGGCTCGAGGCCTGCGCCGTGCGCACATTGGCGCGCACCGACACCAGCATACCGATGAAGCCGGCAAGCCCCGAAAGCACCGCGCCCACCAGGAAGCCGACGGCCACCAGAATGCCGAGCAGGTAGGCGACCAGCACGAAGATCACGACGCCGACGATGGCGATCGTGGTGTACTGCCGCGTCAGGTAGGCCTGTGCCCCCTCCTGAATAGCCGCGGCGATCTCCTGCATGCGTGCGTTGCCGGCATCGGCCGCCATGACCGAGCGCACGGCCCAGATGCCGTAGACGATGGAGAGTGCCCCACCGCCGATGATCGCCCAGAGTACCGTATTGAGGTCCATGGTCGAACGTTCCTCTCGTTGTTCCGCTGAGCGCTCGGAGCACGAAAGGACCCCGCCGGACGATGCCGACCCCCCGTAGCCCCCTGCCCAAGCCGTGGAAAAGCGCGCGGACCATGCCGCAATTGCCAAACCGTGGCAATAAGGAGGCAGCGTTTCTTTGGTTCAATCACCAGCTTGCGGTGGCCATGGTTGACCGCCGGGCCCCATTGCGGCGCCGGCGTTCCGCGACACCGCCGGTCAGCTTGCGGTGACCGCATCCTTGCGGACCGCTTGGCGCATCAGCAGGACGACGAGCACGATCGCCGCCCCGGTGACCGGGATGAGGACATGGTGGATGCCGTCCCAACCGAGCGTCGCATGCAGGTTGCCCGAAAGGAACGAGGCCAGGGCGACACAGCCGAACACTGTCGCATCGTTCAGCCCCTGCACCTTGCCCCGCTCGGCGGGCGTATGGCACTCGGCGACGATTGTCGTGGCCCCGATGTAGCCGAAGTTCCAGCCGAGCCCGAGCAGGACGAGCGCGATCTTGAAGTTGGCGAGATCGATGCCGGCGAGCGCGACCCCGGCACAGGCCAGCAGCATCACCAGGCCGATCAACACGATTCGTTCGCGCCCGATCCAGGCAATGAGATTGCCCGTGAAAAAGCTCGGCCCGTACATGGCGAGCACATGCCAGCGGATGGTGTCGGCCGCCTCGAGATCGGAATAGCTGCAGGCGACCATGGCGAGCGGCGTCGCGGTCATCACCAGCGACATCATGGCATAGGCGATCGCCCCCGAGGCGATGGCCGCGAGCAGGCGCGGCTGGGCGAGGATCACCGAGAGCGGACGCGGCCCGACGCCGCCCTCCGCCACGGAGGCTGGCCGCGGAATGCGCACGAACGCGAGGATGATCACCCCGACCGCCAGCACCAGCGCGTTGCCGAGGAAGATGCCGGCATGGAAAGCGGGCGCCAGCCACTCCTTGGTCACCCCGATGATCTCGGGCGTCAGTAGCGCCGCCAGCACGCCGCCCGCCAGCACCCAGGAGATCGCCTTCGGCCGGAACGACGGCGGCACGTTGTCTGCGGCCGCGAACCGGAAATAGGTCGCCGTCCCCTGCGCGATGCCGGCCAGACCCGTACCGAGGCACAACAGGAAGAAGCTGCCATCCAACACGCCCTTGGCCGCGACCAACCCGCCGATCGCCCCGATCCCGACACCGAGCATGAAGATCGGCCGCCGGCCGAAGCGCTGCATGAGGAGCGAGGCCGGTGCCGATGCGAGGAAGCTGCCGACGACCGCGAACGTCACCGGAAGGGTTGCATAGATCGGGTTGTCCGCGAGCACGTTGCCCGCAAGCCCGCCGATCATGACGACCGTCATCACGGAGATGCCGACGCAGGCCTGCGCCAGGGCGAGCAACACGGCGTTGCGCCGGGCCAACCAGTCGTGACCCGCGGCCGTCGCGGTCTCCGCCGTCATCTTCTGCATCGCGTCGCAATGGACCCGAGAGCCGCTTCCTGTCAAC
This sequence is a window from Hyphomicrobiales bacterium. Protein-coding genes within it:
- a CDS encoding sodium-translocating pyrophosphatase gives rise to the protein MDLNTVLWAIIGGGALSIVYGIWAVRSVMAADAGNARMQEIAAAIQEGAQAYLTRQYTTIAIVGVVIFVLVAYLLGILVAVGFLVGAVLSGLAGFIGMLVSVRANVRTAQASSQSLAEGLGIAFKSGAVTGLLVAGLALLGVAVYFGILTRGLGLAPTDRTVIDALVALGFGASLISIFARLGGGIFTKGADVGGDLVGKVEAGIPEDDPRNPATIADNVGDNVGDCAGMAADLFETYAVTVVATMVLASIYFSGQGIVENLMLYPLAIGAVCVATSIVGTFFVRLGSNNSIMGALYQGFIATGVLSLAALWPLTDRLIGMDTVMTGRTGATFTGQDLFWCGVVGLVVTTLIIMITEYYTGTGYRPVKSIARSSQTGHGTNVIQGLAISLEATALPALVIIAGIIVTFQLAGLFGIAIAVSTMLALAGFVVALDAFGPVTDNAGGIAEMSDLPADVRKTTDALDAVGNTTKAVTKGYAIGSAGLGALVLFAAYSEDLKFFISQAQPGTTFHNLQIDFALSNPYVVVGLLFGGLLPYLFGGIAMTAVGRAGSAVVEEVRRQFREKPGIMAGTERPDYGAAVDMLTKAAIKEMIVPSLLPVLSPIVCFYAVTAIAGTENGFAALGAMLLGVIVTGMFVAVSMTAGGGAWDNAKKYIEDGNYGGKGSEAHKAAVTGDTVGDPYKDTAGPAVNPMIKITNIVALLLLAVLAHG
- a CDS encoding MFS transporter, translated to MKGRHAAAINHRLQVAEMAMCHTLEPVAAAPLTGSGSRVHCDAMQKMTAETATAAGHDWLARRNAVLLALAQACVGISVMTVVMIGGLAGNVLADNPIYATLPVTFAVVGSFLASAPASLLMQRFGRRPIFMLGVGIGAIGGLVAAKGVLDGSFFLLCLGTGLAGIAQGTATYFRFAAADNVPPSFRPKAISWVLAGGVLAALLTPEIIGVTKEWLAPAFHAGIFLGNALVLAVGVIILAFVRIPRPASVAEGGVGPRPLSVILAQPRLLAAIASGAIAYAMMSLVMTATPLAMVACSYSDLEAADTIRWHVLAMYGPSFFTGNLIAWIGRERIVLIGLVMLLACAGVALAGIDLANFKIALVLLGLGWNFGYIGATTIVAECHTPAERGKVQGLNDATVFGCVALASFLSGNLHATLGWDGIHHVLIPVTGAAIVLVVLLMRQAVRKDAVTAS